The genomic region GTGAAGTAAGTAATGAAACTGTCGAACCCCTAGAGGTTTGGTGAATATATCGGCAACTTGTTCCATTGTAGGAACATGAAACGGCTTGACAAGCTGACTTGTAATAGCATCACGTACGAAATGGCAATCGATTTCGATATGCTTAGTGCACTCGTGAAATACGGGATTCTGAGATAAGTGTATGGCTGATTGGCTATCACAAAACAATTTCATGGGCTCGGAAATTGGCACACCCAAAGTTGTTAACAAGCCCTTCAGCCACTTTAGTTCACACACAATAGCGACCATAGAGCGGTACTCGGCTTCAGCCGAGGACAAAGACACTGTTTGTTGCTTCTTAGTCTTCCATGATATGGGAGAGTCACCAAGAAAGACAAACCACCCCGAAACGGAACGACGAGACAGAGGACATTTACCCCAATCCGAATCGCACCAGCTCGATACCGTCAAGGAACTATTAGAGCGGAGCAACACTCCTTGACGTGGACTACCTTTGAGGTAACGAACGACCCGCAAAGCTGCGTTCATGTGAGAGTGGCGCGGGGTGTTGAGGAATTGCGAGAGAAGATGCACCGAGTAGGATAGTTCAGGGCGAGTGACACCCAAATAAACAAGGCGGCCAATGAGTCGCCTATAACGCTCAGGGTCTTCACAAAGCGGAGAATTATCAGCCAGGAGGTTGTGATCGGTCTCCATAGGAGTGGAGGCAGGCTTTGCGCCTAATAGACCTGCTTCGGTAATAATATCAAGTGTGTACTTTCATTGGTTAAGAAAAATCCCATCTGAATTCCGAGCAACCTCGATGCCAAGGAGATATTAAGAGGACCCAAGTCCTTCATCTTAAAACAACGATGTAAGTATTCCTTGAAAATATTAATAGCGGCTGGATCATTACCCGCAATTACCAAATCATCAACATAAATGAGAATATGTAATCGAATGGCATCCTTTGAGTACGTAAAGAGCGAGTAGTCAGAATAAGATTGTTGAAAACCATACTGACGAAGGGCACTCGCGAGCTTAGAGAACCAGCAACGAGGAGCCTGACGAAGACCGTAAAGAGATTTTTTCAAGCGACAAACTTTGCCATCATGGCCCTGAGAGAAACCCGGTGGCAATTTCATATAGACCTCCTCGTCTAACTCCCCGTGTAAGAATGCATTAtgaacatccatttgatgtaatGCCCATTTTTTGACAGCCGCAACAGCAAGAAAAGTACGAATGGTGACCATTTTAACAACCGGAGCAAATGTCTCGCCATAGTCAAGTCCTTCGACCTGATGATTGCCGAACACAACCAGCCGCGCTTTGAGTCGTTCGACTGAACCATCAGACTTGTGCTTGATTTTGTATACCCAACGACACCCGAGAGCTTTTTTATCGGGAGGCAAACCAGTGAGCTCCCAAGTGTGATTGGATTCAAGAGCATCAATTTCCTCCTTCATAGCTTTACACCACCCATCATCTTGGATAGCAACTTTGAAGGAGGGTGGTTCAAGACTAGTAGAAATAGCAGCCAAAAAAATGCGATGGCGAGAAGAAAACTTATTGCAATTTACATAATTAGCTAAGGCATAAGACGTACCTGAGGGAGATGTTGGAGAGTCGGATGAGTCGGGAGTGGATGGACTGTGAATGGAGTCGAGAACATAACCCTGCAAGCGAGAGTTTGGGAATTTCAACCTATGCCCGCGACCAATCGGAGCATCAGTAGCAGCAGGCTCGGTTTCGGGTACCGTGACAGAGGAGGGAGTGGCGGGAGTGACAACGTCAGTGGCAGCAGGTTCCGCGGATTCAGGTACGGAGGCAGGGGAACCAGGTTGGTCTGGTTCGGGTGGGTTATGGGATGCGGGTGGGTCATGGGATGCGGGTGGGTCATCATGAGGAAGTAACGGGTCAATGTTACTGTCGGGTTTATCAATTCCTGTATGAAATTGATGAAATGTTTCTTCATGAAAGACAACATCTCGCGAGACAAAAATATTCCCGGTTTCAATATCGTACAATTTCCACCCTCTTTTATTGTGTGGATACCCAAGAAAAATGCACTTTCTACTTCGGGTTTCAAATTTATCGCCCTTAGTTTGTTGATTATGAGCATAACAAATGCAACCAAAAACCTTCATATTATTGTAAGATGGCAGTACGCCAAATAAAATTTCATAAGGTGTTTTATGAGAAATAATTTTTGAAGGAGTGCGATTAATAAGATAAGCGGCCGTAAGAACACACTCACCCCAAAATTTCTTCGGAAGTTTTCCCTGAAATAATAGGGCTCGGGCCACATTAAGAATATGCCGATGTTTGCGTTCCACCCGTCCATTTTGTTGAGGCGTGCCAACACAAGAGGTTTGAAACTGAATACCTTGCTGTAAAAAATAGTCCGCCATATTATTGAACTCCGTACCATTGTCACTCCGTACCACTTTCACCTGTTTTGAAAATTGTGTGTGTACCATGGATAAAAATTGCATAAATACGCTAGTTACTTCTGTCTTAGCAAGCAAGAGATAAACCCAAACAGAACGGGAACAATCGTCCACTATGGTAAGGAAATATCGAGCTCCGCAAGTTGAAGGAGTACGATACGGCCCCCAAAGGTCACAATGAATCAAACTAAAAATGTCAGAAGCAATATTCTCACTCAAATTAAAGCTAGCACGAGTTTGTTTTGCTCGGTGGCACACATCACACACCAAGGTTTTATTAACCGAAAAAGAATTAGGCAAAGGTAAAAATTGAACCACACTTCCTCCCGGATGACCAAGGCGTTGGTGCCATAATTCATAAGACCCAGATGTGTCCAAAGTATGTACCACCGTATTTGTATCCGACGAAGCCAAGATAAACAGTCCATCCCGAAGCTCACCACTCCCAATCATCTTCCTCGAGGAACGGTCCTGGATAAGACAACAATCCTTAGTAAATTGCAACGCATAATCATAATCAGTCGTTAATtgagagacggaaattaaatgaCAAGTTAAATGAGGGACAAATAAAACTCGTCGCAACGTAATAAAATTATTAATTCTCACGGTTCCCATTCGAGAGGCCATAATCCTCTTCCCATTTGGCAATCTCACGGCGCGAGGAGGAATGACCATACTATCCGTAAATAAAGAAAGGTCACTTGTGACATGGTTAGAAGCACCTGTATCGATAATCCAAGAAATACACGTACCGGATAGCCGATCAGGAGGAATAGTTTGGAGGGCGTTGGCGTGAACCGTACTAGAAGAACTTGACCCTACACCAGAACCCGTGCCGCCATTCGTCCAGAACCCGGACCTGACTTCTTACTACGACGTAATTCGGCCAAGGTGCGAGGCCTACTTCCCCACCAATCAGGAAATTTTTGACTTTTAATAAAACAAGAACTAATGTCATGGCCATGAACCTCGCAGTGGGAGCAAAACAATTTACGACGCTCAGCTTTCTCCTTTTCGCGAATGGCCTTCCATTCGTCAGGTGTGTGAGACCCACCAGGAGTAGCAATAGCCACGACGTCAGTAACGTCAGCAGGGGTACCCTCCTGAAGAAGCCTTTCGGCTTGTAGGGTTGCATGGTAACCACGATTAAGGGTAGGCAGGGGTTCAAGTTGAAACTGATTGTTACGAAGTGTCCCATACAAGCTACGGTCTAGTCCCATAAAAAACTGATGCAATCTCTCATTATCAAGGCGCTTAATCGCCTTTCCAGCAATATCGCAAGTGCATTTCCCACATTGACAAGCGAAAGGGGGTTCATGAATGGATATTGCGTCCCATAAAGATTTTAATTTGCCGTAGTATTGAGTAACGGACATACCTTTTGTTTGACGACATTCACCCAATTCAGTTTTCAAAGAGTGAATAGACGTACCATCAACGACAGCAAATCGCTCTTCCAAATCCTTCCACATGGCAGTAGCGTCTTCAACATACGGAATGCTCTCGAGAACAGCCGGGTCGATGGTCGCCCGTAGCCAAGAAACGATTGTACAATGGATAACCTCCCATTGCCCTAACAAGGGTTCTTCAGACGATTTTTTAATGGAACCATCACAGAAGCCAAACTTTCGACGCGATTTTAACGACATACGAATCGAGCGGCTCCAATTGTCATAATTTCGATGATTGAGAAGAATGGTGGATAGTTTGAGGCTAGGCAAATCACCCGAGCCTAGGTAGAAAGGAGAAAGGGGATCAATTTTAGGAACGGAATTTTCCGTTTGTGGAATATTATCTCCGCCAGTCATGGCAAGGAGAGAAAAAAAATGGCGTTTTTAGAAATTAAACCAAGCTCGATACCATGATAGAAACGTAAAGCAGAGAAAGATATTTGAGAGAAGTAATCTGTGTGTTTTATTGATAATCAAGGCTCCCTTTTATAATACAACAGGAGATAACAAGAATATATTGTTACCAAAACAACCTACTGTAAACTAGGAATTGACTGAATAATaataggaatttttttttttttttgtcagagtGAAAAAAGATTGCTATCTTAGGCTATAGACGTAGCTATAGcataagcaatcctaataaaatTACATCGAACAGTTCGTAAGATAAAAGCAAACCATAATAAATCTAATAAAACTAAAACTAAAGTCGTCTCATGACAAAAGAGACGACTAGTGACAAGCTGGTAAGATGAGGTAGAAAGGCCATGAACCGCTTCATCCAAAACATCAGCAATACTAACACCTTTCATAAGCCAACGAGACGAGCCAGGTGCACTTACGCCACAAGAGCGTAGAAagaaaggaggaaaaacgagCTGAACTAGCTTGTCTTCAGTGGAGAAGAATCCCCTACACCGTGGTGATCGGTCCCAACAGTCCAAAGACCAACAACTCAAGAAAGGGAGTAAGGTGACGAAGAAGGCAAGAAAGCTCCCCGTGACGAACCGTCCATCAATTACTACCAACGACGCCTTTGATAGGCCATTATTCCATACAACATAACTATTAATCCTAGTAAAGAGTCTCCCATAAAAGGAGGTTATTTGTAGAAACATAACGAAAAAAGAGCATAAAAACAGCATTCTAATTGTTAAAAAACCACCCCATCCAATCCACCCAACACCAAAGACCAACCCGTACCCACACAATCCGACCGACACAACCACACCAAAAAAACACACTACAACCAACTAGTGTCCAAGACAACCGGGATCAGCACTCCGAAACAAAAGACAGAAGCAAACCAACCTAACCTCCCGTTCTACCCACAACAAAAGAGACGGACCCAACAAGACAAACCCGGACAAACCTACGGTGGCAGAAGGTGCCCAACTAGACAGACCCAACAACACGAGACCAACAAACaccaaaaaaaatcaacaaagGGGATCCATTTCACCAAATGAGAActcccaggaccaccgccttGCATGCAAAAGCCAACCTACACTGACACAAGAGACACACAGGACAAAGGACCGAAAGatggggggaatggggggatcaccaatcgGTCTCAAACTGACCCGAAGATCAAAGCTCATAGACACATACAAGGACTAAAGACCGATagatgggggaaatggggggatcacctaTCGGCCCCTAACCGACCCGATGAGCAACATAATAGCTCCAAAAAGGAACACGACTTCAACATTAAAAACTCCTGGGTTACATGCAGAAGTTGAAGGACACCACCAACTCCAACAAGGTCAGAAACTGACATACCAGAAACTTAAGACATACCAGGGGTGGGGGAAAAAGGGGATCACCCCTGGGTTGCATGCAAGGTCATAAGTGACAGGACGAGAAATCAAAAGGACAGGAACCCAAGGTTGCAGTGACAACCACCGATTAAACCGACAAAGAAGGAGACCGACCAGAAAGAACACCTCCAAAGACAAACCACCGATCCGATGACGACAAGGAGTTccaaaaacgaaacaaaaaaggcCGAATCAAACATCACCCAGACAGCAGGAAGAAGGAAGGAGGCCGGAAAGCTCACCGATCAAAGAAACGAACCGGAAACAGCCAGATCCCGAAAAAGATGGACATAAATTAGTTAAAAGGTGTGTTAATTGATAAGGAAGTGAGGGTTCACCGGAGATGGGCTAAGAAAGCCACATCTCCGGCGAAAGGATTGAAGGAGAGGGAGAGAAGATGGGTGGGTGGCGGCTGAAGTGGAGCAAAGCTTGATTTTTTGGGGATTTTTTGGGGAGAAAAGTTAGAGAGAGGATTTAGAGAGATAAGCTGTATTCTTTAATAATAGGAATTGATCACGTAAAGATAGCCTAGAATATTGTGCTGACTCCACAATATTCTCGTCCAATAAATACGTAACTTTTAATAACCCGATATCTTATTATGAAAACTAACCTATTTAAATACAAGTTATCAATATAAAACATTAGGTTAGCAAAATAAAATATTACTCCGTATGATGCTAGTATACTTTGTATATTGTTCTTAGACCCGATAACAACAATGCTAAATGTAATCAGCTATTAACGAATATTTGTTTGGTTTTATATTTGCTACAAACTACTTATTTAAATACTACTGTCTGTACTCGTGTCTTGAGTTGAATTCCGTCTCCAATAGATTAACTTTGCAGCGCCCTTTACAGTTTACACCCAAAAAAATGTTATTTGGCATTGGACCTATACCACAATAAGGCATATAAAATTGCCATTGGGCCAAGAGGCTGCAACATTGAAGTGAAATGAATGCACTCTATTATATCCTATTGCAATTATTTTCTTTTTTGAGAAAAATATCCAATTGCAATTTAAATTTTTGGTGTGAATTTGGATAATAGTCTCGAAAGATGTGGAACATTTTCTCTTTCATTTAATATATGTCTATGAATTATTAGTTAgttttgctgaagacgggtcggagcaagtgacgggtaatgtcagtCACAAAACGGATAAGGGGATAAGGTGGtggcaccccatgtgcttccctctctcctctatttaggtcatttgtgagagaaaatggtatccgtcactctaaagtgacggatatgtgtcgtcttcaatgagattttgtgatgaaTTATTTCCTTTGATTTTTAGGAATTGTGCCATTAAACTAAAACAATCCAAACAAATATTCCTTTTATCTCGGTCATTTGTTTGTCTATTCGATTTTTGGGTGTGTCAGAGTCAAAAGTTtgtctttctattttaggaatgacTTTGGTAAGTAATTTGATCCTCTACACTCAACTTGATCCatttgtcatctaataattgacTTCCTCCTTTTTTTCTTAATCATTGTACCAAACTAAAGATAAACAACTGTCTGAAACGGAAGGAGTATTAAAAAGTGAGGCAATTTCAAAGTATTAGAGGTAGGTAGCATAACCTTTATCAAAGGAAATTTGAATATAGTGTTAAAGAGTAAAAAATTTTACTTTTATCAACCTTTAACCTACTTTgacttttttgttttgttttttcctTCAATTCTTTTCCCTCGAACCACCACTTGCAATTAACAATCATCACAAATAACACAACTACAACCTACCTTACACTCCCCTCTACCTGcataccaaatttcagaccaaacaaatTAAAGCATCATAACCCCATTAGAGGCCACGAAACCCCCGACTATCCAATATAAACCCAAATTTACAGCAACCGTACCCTATGTGAtaagccttactttacacaccaatTGACTCCACACAAGGCCACCTTTGACCACTGGTTGACAACCCCTGGAAAGCATGTGCTTCCACATTTCCAAAGAGTCCAAGAGCACCTCAGGCGgacctcgtttgctatctcaaacatcgactgaaagtcaTCCTATTGCAAGTGATAAAGAAGTTGTCGGAATTTGGCAAAAAAGACGTTTTTgacaaatttttttattaaagcTTGTGTTTCCTAAACTTTTTAAAGAGGTGTTTGGAAATtgttttttttaaaggttgtgtttgacaaaaaaaaccatAAAACTTTTTTCAATATAGTATTTAGAAATCACTCCCTTTTATCATTTAAATTTCAAAAGAGTCACAGTCAGCACTGTAAAAACATCACGAAAAAAAATTAACAAGGCCATAACGCGATATATACATGTTACTATTGGTTGATAAAGAGACGGTAATTTACTATCGCAGTACATCATCCTAAAGATCGGTAGTCCAATCCGATATCCTCTAAGTTTAAGCGTGGTTGGGACATGGGAGATCAACTTTAACGTACCATACAAGATTTCCTTGATGATCATGCACCCTCTTTTACGGGAATGTGTCTTTACAAGTCAATCTAATTTGCAAATGTCCGATTGTTGTTTTGGATGTAACAAAGGTGCCATAAATATGTACTCATAACAAATAATTCAAATTTGAGGAAGTATGGTGCATCTGTTATATCAGTTTTATCAATTAAAAGTCGCAATTTGCAACACAAATAAACGTCATGTGACAAGGCGTACATAAAACCTTATCATTTCCACCTTTAATTTAGTTTACTCGTAAATCAAGAAAATTCCGACATGTTGCCATGCATTTTCCTTCTATAAATACCTTCCTTTGTTTCATTTGTTCTTCACTCAATCCCTTTCAATAgtattcttcttcttcctcttcatcaTCATTCCGACTCTAAAACTTCGAAGATGAAGAGTCCGACGATGATAACCATTTGTTTCTTCTATACCTCATTTTCATTGCTCTTCGCGTTTGTTACTCCAACGTTATTGTTTCAGGTATAAATTTTCTCTTTTAAACGCGTTGTAAaaaaacataatttcaaaatattAGCATGGCGATGAGGATAAAATCTATAATCTCGTCAATATTTTTCTATGGAATATTCAATTTTATTATCGTAAGAATTTGTTGCATTTGTTAGCTGAATTTGTTAGTATCAATTGTTCTTGTAATTAGGGTTTCAATTGGGAGTCTTATAATAAACAAGGAGGACTATACAATTCACTCAAGAATTCGGTCGACGATTTAGCTAGAGCCGGAGTTACCCATGTTTGGTTGCCTCCACCATCTCACTCGGTCTCGCCTCAAGGTACTTTAATTTCAACTATATTTTTTCTGAGACAATTCTCTATAAATACATCCTAGTATAAAAGATCGACTTAAAAGAGACGGATTCAATTAGATATGATA from Silene latifolia isolate original U9 population chromosome 3, ASM4854445v1, whole genome shotgun sequence harbors:
- the LOC141646380 gene encoding uncharacterized protein LOC141646380, with product MTGGDNIPQTENSVPKIDPLSPFYLGSGDLPSLKLSTILLNHRNYDNWSRSIRMSLKSRRKFGFCDGSIKKSSEEPLLGQWEVIHCTIVSWLRATIDPAVLESIPYVEDATAMWKDLEERFAVVDGTSIHSLKTELGECRQTKGMSVTQYYGKLKSLWDAISIHEPPFACQCGKCTCDIAGKAIKRLDNERLHQFFMGLDRSLYGTLRNNQFQLEPLPTLNRGYHATLQAERLLQEGTPADVTDVVAIATPGGSHTPDEWKAIREKEKAERRKLFCSHCEVHGHDISSCFIKSQKFPDWWGSRPRTLAELRRSKKSGPGSGRMAARVLV